The Dehalococcoidia bacterium genome contains a region encoding:
- a CDS encoding M20 family metallopeptidase — MSVAAAVRAALEPRVGELAALVAELAGIESPTDDRAALERMAARLLDLFAPLGALERFPQAQNGDHFVVRIPGRSETEPALALCHYDTVWPLGSLREYPVTSEDGVMRGPGVFDMKGGIVCLLYALRALEGRPKRPLWVFFNSDEETGSHSSRGLIEALAGSCAHALVYESPLPAGALKTARKGTGRYTVTIEGRAAHAGVEPEKGISAVLEAAHQAIAAHALNAPAHGTTLNAGVLRGGTRSNVVAARAEIEVDVRVSRADEARRIDNALRGLQPVLPGARIAVSGGLHRPPMERSPATAALFARARAIAAEMGVELGEGATGGGSDGNFTAALGLGTLDGLGPEGRGAHAADEQVLLESLPRRAALSAGLLDAL; from the coding sequence GTGTCCGTTGCCGCCGCCGTCCGGGCCGCACTCGAACCGCGCGTCGGGGAGTTGGCCGCGCTGGTGGCCGAGCTGGCCGGCATCGAGTCGCCGACGGACGACCGCGCCGCGCTGGAGCGCATGGCCGCGCGGCTGCTCGACCTCTTCGCCCCGCTCGGCGCCCTCGAGCGCTTCCCACAGGCGCAGAACGGCGATCACTTCGTTGTGCGCATTCCGGGCAGAAGCGAGACAGAGCCGGCGCTGGCGCTCTGCCACTACGACACGGTCTGGCCGCTCGGCAGCCTGCGCGAGTACCCCGTGACGAGCGAGGACGGCGTGATGCGCGGGCCGGGCGTGTTCGACATGAAGGGCGGTATCGTCTGCCTGCTCTACGCGCTGCGGGCGCTGGAGGGCCGGCCCAAGCGGCCGCTCTGGGTCTTCTTCAACTCGGACGAGGAGACGGGCAGCCACTCCTCACGCGGGTTGATCGAGGCGCTGGCCGGATCGTGCGCCCACGCCCTGGTCTACGAGTCGCCGCTGCCGGCGGGGGCGCTGAAGACGGCGCGCAAAGGCACGGGCCGCTACACCGTCACGATCGAAGGCCGCGCCGCGCACGCGGGCGTCGAGCCGGAGAAGGGGATCAGCGCCGTGCTCGAGGCGGCGCACCAGGCCATCGCCGCGCACGCGCTGAACGCGCCGGCACACGGCACCACGCTCAACGCCGGCGTGCTGCGCGGCGGCACACGCTCGAACGTCGTCGCCGCCCGCGCCGAGATCGAAGTGGACGTGCGCGTCTCCCGCGCCGACGAGGCGCGGCGCATCGACAACGCGCTGCGCGGCCTGCAGCCCGTGCTGCCGGGCGCCCGCATCGCCGTTTCCGGCGGACTGCACCGCCCACCGATGGAGCGCAGCCCGGCCACGGCGGCGCTGTTCGCGCGGGCGCGGGCGATCGCGGCCGAGATGGGCGTGGAGCTGGGCGAGGGCGCCACGGGCGGCGGCAGCGACGGCAACTTCACCGCGGCGCTCGGCCTGGGCACGCTCGACGGCCTCGGGCCGGAGGGCCGCGGAGCGCACGCTGCCGACGAGCAGGTGCTGCTCGAGAGCCTGCCGCGCCGCGCCGCGCTCAGCGCCGGGCTGCTCGACGCGCTGTAA
- a CDS encoding VOC family protein, producing the protein MTTQERTEVTPPAAPVAPAGINHLVLNVKDIERAHAFWSGILGFEQCGELANRPGVTMRFYRGNTGSHHDLALMQVQNPESVQDPSGEWNMGAQKTGINHVAIKWPSREAWLQEIAFLQSKGVPFHRRVDHGMTHSVYISDPDGHGIEVLYELPEEIWSGDVNGALNYAKNLPNEGPEALQDDTGYKKFGS; encoded by the coding sequence ATGACCACGCAGGAACGCACCGAGGTCACCCCGCCCGCGGCGCCGGTGGCTCCGGCCGGCATCAATCACCTGGTGCTCAACGTCAAGGACATCGAGCGCGCCCACGCCTTCTGGTCGGGCATCCTGGGCTTCGAGCAGTGCGGCGAGCTGGCCAACCGGCCCGGCGTCACCATGCGCTTCTACCGCGGCAACACCGGCTCGCACCACGACCTGGCGCTGATGCAGGTGCAAAACCCGGAGAGCGTGCAGGACCCGTCCGGCGAGTGGAACATGGGCGCCCAGAAGACGGGCATCAACCACGTCGCGATCAAGTGGCCCTCGCGCGAGGCGTGGCTGCAGGAGATCGCCTTCCTGCAGAGCAAGGGCGTGCCCTTCCACCGCCGCGTCGACCACGGCATGACCCACAGCGTCTACATCTCCGACCCCGACGGCCACGGCATCGAGGTGCTGTACGAGCTGCCGGAGGAGATCTGGTCGGGCGATGTGAACGGCGCGCTGAACTACGCCAAGAACCTGCCGAACGAAGGCCCCGAGGCGCTGCAGGACGACACCGGGTACAAGAAGTTCGGCTCCTAG
- the moaC gene encoding cyclic pyranopterin monophosphate synthase MoaC, with amino-acid sequence MTADRLSHLDRHGRARMVDVTAKDETVREATARGRVLMRAETLALVLAGEIAKGNVLTTAELAGVMAAKRTHELIPLCHPLLLTGITVELTPDEAASAIEIRATVKTTGKTGVEMEALTAAAVAGLTIYDMCKAVDRGMRLSDVRLAHKSGGKSGVFREQGTGDRE; translated from the coding sequence ATGACCGCCGATCGCCTCTCGCATCTCGACCGGCATGGCCGCGCCCGCATGGTGGATGTGACGGCCAAAGACGAGACCGTGCGCGAGGCGACGGCGCGGGGCCGCGTGCTGATGCGCGCGGAAACGCTGGCGCTGGTGCTTGCCGGCGAGATCGCCAAGGGCAACGTGCTGACCACGGCCGAGCTGGCCGGCGTGATGGCGGCCAAGCGCACGCACGAGCTGATCCCGCTCTGCCACCCGTTGCTGCTCACCGGCATCACGGTCGAGCTGACGCCCGACGAAGCCGCCAGCGCGATCGAGATCCGCGCCACGGTCAAGACCACGGGCAAGACCGGCGTGGAGATGGAGGCGCTGACCGCTGCAGCCGTCGCCGGCCTCACGATCTATGACATGTGCAAGGCCGTGGACCGCGGCATGCGCCTCAGCGACGTGCGCCTGGCGCACAAGTCCGGCGGCAAGAGCGGCGTGTTCAGGGAACAGGGGACAGGGGACAGGGAATAG